GGCCATGCTTCCCAGGTACCCAAAGGCATCTGCAATATAGATGAGGTAGCCGGCATTACCCTCTATTTTGAAAGTGGCTATCATCCTATCAAAAAATATACAGTTAAAAGGTACGTAGCAGATGTACAGTCCCAGACCCACTAAAACCATCCATAGTACCGGCCCCATTACTTGTGTTTGAAATAGGAAAGTGCTACCGCCAATAAGGATCGCCCCAAAAATTAACAAGTAATGGTAGGTTATAAAAGCCCGGTAATTATCCTTAACAAAGGCAAAAAGACCTATGGATATTAGAACAATTATGGCTACAGGCAGCTCAGACAAAGTATAAATGGAAGCATTGTCTTCAAAACCAACGGCATCCCAAATTTCACGCGAAAAATTATCCCTAAAGTCGCGTATCGCAGTAAGGCAAATGTAAAAAAAGACTAGAATTACAATAGGGATGAAGAAGTTGGACAGTACTTTTTTTCGGTCTGCACGGCTCATAGGCTTCCGTTCTTTTCTTAGTGCCTTGTCTTCTTTTGTAGGTTTCGGAATTTTGTCTAATAATAGAGCGAAACCTAAAAATGGAATAAGAAATACGGCTCCTGTAAGTGCTGGCATCCATATTTCGTTAACGCCTGTGGCTTGCATTAGCAGTAACCCGGACGATTTTACGGCACCACTAGAAACAATGAAACTAGAACAGAGGGTAACGCCTAGAATTTCGGTAAACTTTCTTCCTTCTAAATAGGAAAAAACAATGCCCCATATCATTCCTAATGAAAGTCCATTTAAGAACATGAATATAATATTATAGGGCGTAGGCACAAAACCAAAAAGGATGAGGCTTAATTCTGCCATTGAGATCATAATTAAAAGATAACGCAGACGATTCTTAGCTTTTAGCTCTGATATGAGCTTTATTCCAATGAATTTGGAGAGCATATACCCAAGTACTTGGGTAATGATTAAAATGATTTTATAATCGACACCCATAAACGCCAGATGTTCATAGGTGGCAACAGTGAATGGCTTTCGAAAAGCATACATGCAGAAATATGTACCGAACGATGCAAATGCACCGTAGGTAATAAACTTAATATTTTTATGTTGAATCTTGAAAGTCACTATAAGTTTACAAATAGTAAATATTAGAATGTAAAATTCATTATAATTTCACTATTTGTAAAGTTTTAGGCGTTAAGAAAATCTTATGCAGCAATTATTTAATTGTGAAGGGAGAGTAGGTAATTGGGTTTTTATGGACTTTGAATAAGAGTGTTTAGTGTTCCGCTCTGCTGAAGTTGATAGCCACTGACCCACTAACCAATCTATTTTCATTATCAATCCCGCTAAAAACACCATCATGTCTTTCGCTGTCGTCTTTTAAGAAATACGTTTTAAAGTAAACATCTACATGGTCAAAGGCTATTATACCTGCAAAATTAAAACTAAAATGTACTACGGAACCTTTGTTGAGTAAATCCAGGTTATCCTTTTCAAAATAGACATTCTCTGTTTGAACAATCATTTTATAGTTGGTAGGTAAAATTTTAAAATAGAGTTTTTCTTCAAATCCGTTGGGAAAATAGAAAGTCAAAATATAGGAGCCCGCAAGGCTTTCGTAAATTGATGCATACGGGCTAGCTTCGGAAATTTCAAGAAAGTGCTTGGGTACTATGCTTTTGTTTACAATTCTTTTGCTCCTGATTTCCATGGCAATGTACGGGGGGATATTAGGATTTTTAGACCGCTCCTCCATATCTTCCTTGGAGTCGCATCTTTCAAGAATTGTTTGCCCCGCCACGGTATTTGTGTAGATGTCAAAAGTACAGTAGGTACCTATTAAATACCTTACATTAGAGGGATCGGTATGCCCTATGTAATAGATTTCACTGGCTCCCTCCACCAATTTGCCGTCTAACAAGGTTTTGGAATTAATGTGTAAGGTGTCTTCTCTCCGGACTATATTTCCAAAATTGTAATGCTCTTTATTCGTTCCATCTTCTTGAGGGTATACATAGGTATGCTTTATCTTTTTCCAGTTGTTGGATATAATGGTTTCTCCTTTTAGGATAACATCATCCTCCCCATAGTAATAGTTTATGTAATAAAAAGTTTTGTTTGCCTGTTCATCATACAATAGGGCAAGCTGTTTTTTTTCCTTTGATTCTTCTAGCCGGTTTTCATCAAGAAAACTATCAACGGAATCATAACCTAAGTATAAAAGTAGAACGGATTTGTAATATTGGTTGATTTTTATGACCGGTTTTCCCTTTCTAAAGTCCCTAACTTTGTCATAAAGATACTTTCCATTGATAAAATCGCTTCCAATATGTTCTAAGTCTTCTTTAAGGTTTGGCTTCTCGGAATCATAATTTCCATACCCATAGAATTGCATGGATTTCGGTATCTCTTTTATACCATGCTTTTTTTTGAAGGTTTCTTTTAATTGCACTATCAAAATTTCAAAATACGCAGCGGTGAGGGGCAGACTAAAAAATTCCTGTTTTTTCATGAATTCCGATTTATGTTTTAAAATTATTAAATAAACTTTTAGTAATCGTAAATAATTGATAAGAATATGTGCGAACTACTTTTATCAAACTAATTCAAAGCATATATAAGCCAGTCACTTATGAAAAAACTACTATTTATTTTAATGTTGATGCCAATCGTAATTTTGGCACAAGAAAAGACGGTAAGCGGCACCGTAAATTTTAACGGAGAGCCTTTGCCGGGGGTAAACATTGTTGAAAAAGGAACAACTAACGGGGTAACAACAGATTTCAATGGAAACTATGAGATTACCACCACTACCAATGCAGTATTGGAGATTTCGTATATCGGCTTCAAAAAACAAGAAGTAACGATAGGAGAGAACGCTACCATAAATATTGTTATGGAAGAAGATGCACAACAATTAGACAATGTTGTGGTGCAGGGCTTTGCTGGTGTAATGGGTAAATCTAGAAAGCGTACAGCTTCAATTCAGACAACTCCAGAATCCGTTACAGCCTTTAATTCTGACGGGATTGAAAAAGCGGGTATAAATAATGTAGCCAACTTTGCCAATTTAGTGCCTAACCTTAAGTTGAGCGAAAGTCAGGCTATCGGGGTAAATTCTTTAGTAATTAGAGGGATACCTCAAATTCGAAATTCTGATGCTCCTGTTGCATTTGTAATAGATGGGGTTACAATAGCAGATCCTAGTCTGTTAAATCAAGAATTGTTTGATTTGGCTTTGATAGAAGTTGTAAAAGGACCACAAGGTGCTCTTTATGGAAAGAACGCTATTGGAGGTGCCATTAATATTTACTCTAAGGAACCTACCAATACCATGCAGAATAAAGTAACCTTAGGTTATGGTAACGGTAATGCAATAACTGGAGGTTTGGTATCATCGGGAGCCGTTAAAAAGGATAAGATTTTTTACCGCCTTTCTACACAGTACAAAAATTTTGACGGCCTGTTGACTAACGAGTTTTTAGATAAAAAAGTAGATTTCAGAAAAGAGTTTACCCTTAGAGGGCAAATGATGTTTAAACTTTCATCACAATTTAAAGCAAGTGTTACGGCTCAATATATTGATTCTAAAGGTGGAGCTACATATTATTCTACAAACCCTAGTTCTGCAGACAATGATTTCTTTGCTGTTGGTTTAGATTATTTGAACCCAAATCCAGAAAAAGGGGATAACGTTATTTCGCAAGATACTTTTGGAGATTCTGAAATGCAGAATTTCTATACCAATCTTAATTTGGAATACAGTTTAGAAAATGTAAAACTACAAAGTATTACATCTTATAATAACGTGAAAAGAAAAACAGTGGGCGACCTAGATTTTATGCAAGAATTTTTTCTTGACCAGGGCGAAACCAATGATACCAAATCTTTTAACCAAGAGCTACGGTTAACAAATAGAGGAACAGACACAAAATTTGACTGGAGCTTAGGAGGTTTTTATCAAAATATAGAGCGTCCATTTTTTCAAAGTGATTATTTTTTAAGCGATGAATGGGCCGTTACAGATTATGTTGCCACTTTTAAGACGTTGGCAGTTTTTGGTTTCTTTGATTATAAGTTAACAGATAAATTAACTGCTTCGGCAGGGCTACGTTTTGATAGCGATAGATTTGATTTGGATGATTTGTTAAACGGCCAAACCAATGAGAAAAAAGAGAATGTACTTCAACCTAAAGTCTCCCTGTCTTATCAATCTACAGAAAACGTATTGCTTTATGCAAATTATGGGCGTGGATATCGTGCCGGAGGGTTTAACCCAAAAGTAACCCCACTATTCAATAGGGATTTTAAAGGAGAATTTTCCGATAATTATGAAGTTGGTTTTAAAACGTCTTCATGGAACAATCGTTTTATCTTGAATGGCTCAGTATTCTTTTCTGACTTTACCAACAGACAACAGTTTGCTATTACTGGTGATGATTTTACACCCGGTAATTTTAATTATGATAAGAGTACTATTGTTGGATTTGAATTTGACACCAAAACCAGAGTGTCTAAATATTTAGATATTTTGTTCAATTACGGATTCGTGAAATCTAAAATAACTGAAGGCGGATTTACTGGAGGCGAAAGCGGAACTGAAAGAGACCTGAATCAATTTAATGATAAGAACACCTCCTTGGTGCCTCAAAACAACTTCAATTTAGGCTTGGCGTCAAACATTCCGTTCAATGAGAAAACTACGCTAGATCTTAGCGTGAACTACAACGGAACCGGAAAAATATATTGGGAAGATTCCAATTCGGCAGATTACACATCAGATGCCTATCAACTGTTGGATGCGCAAGCAACATTATCAATCAACAAGATTAAGTTGTCTTTATGGGCACGTAATATTTTAGATAAAAAGTATTATTTAGAATATTCTGAATCTGGATTTGGTTGGTTAGGAACACCTGCTACAGTTGGAACTACATTTACTTTTAGCTTTTAAAAAGAGATTGATAGGTAATAAACAAAACAAAACTATGAATAACACATATAATTCAGAAACAGCAAAACTCTCTCAAATAATGATAGTGGAGATGTTTAAAGTGCAACCCGGTGAGACCGTTGCTATAACGGGAGATAATGGTTCAAATAGAGATTTAGCTGATGCTTTGGCGGCGGAGACGAAAGCTGCAGGAGGTAAATCATTAATTTTATGGACCCCAAAAGCAGAACAAGACGGAGAAGCCGGTATGAAAGATTGGCCATCAGAAGTCTTAACAGCTGCTTTGAGTCATGTTGATGTTTGGATTGAATTAAATTCTAAAGTCTTTCTCTATTCAACCATTTGGGAAAAAGCATTTGAGAACAACAAGAAATTGAGATATTTAATTATTGGCGAAAGTTCTATTCCTTCTTTAATACGTACGTTTGTAGGTTTTGAGATTGATATTTTAGAAGAGTTTTTGAATAAAATTAAAGTAATGACTATGAAAGCAAAAGTCATTACCATAACCAGTGCCAATGGCACAAAACTTACTTATGAAACGGATTCTGATTATTCGTTCGATATTGATAGTGGGGATTATTCGAAACCCATATTTGGTACTGCGCCGGGTTATGTCAACGTTGTTCCAAAAACAGATAGCATGAATGGCAATATTGTTTTTGATATGATACAGCATGCAGATGTGTATAACACAGACAATCATTTAGAATTTATAATGAAAGACGGAAGGATTGCTGATGTAAAAGGTGGGTCTGAAGCTGAAAAATACAAGACCTATTTAGCTTCTTTCGATGATCCAAATATGTATAAGATTTCTCATAATATGTTTGGCTTTGGTCCAAATATTAGAAAATTATGTGGAGAAATTGTAGAAGATGAACGTATTTGGGGGGGCGTAGATTTTGGTTTCGGTCATACGAGTCCAATGGATATGCCACCTCTTGGCCAGCCGGCTAAATCTCATTTTGATGGTGTTGTCGGAAAAGTAAGTATCTTTTTAGACGCTATTCAAATCGTGGATGACGGTGTCGTTTGCCATCCTGAATTAAAGCCATTAGCAGAAAAATTACTAAACAACTCGTAATGTCAAATGCAGCAGAAGTAGGTGTTGATGATTATTCAAAAACAAAAGTACCTCAAGATAAAACTGTCCATGGTATTCATATAGCTTCTATAATTGTGGGTATAGGTGTAACCTTACCCACTTTTTTTTTAGGGGCAGAAGTAGCACAATCCATCGGGCTCTCAAATGCCTTTTGGGTTTTTCTAGGGGTAAACATTGTCTTAAGTGTGCTTTGTGGCATTACGGCTATTATAGGCAATAGAACAAGATTGTCAACCTATATGCTTTTGCATTTTTCCTTCGGAAAAAAAGGAACCTTGCTCATAAATTTTTTAATAGGAATAACTCTTTTAGGATGGTATGCAGTAACGGTTGAAATATTTGGGGAAGCACTTACCGATGCTTTTAAACACCTTTTGGATATTGATGTACCATTATATGTCAGTATTATTTCAGGAAGTATTTTAATGACACTAACTTCTATTTATGGCTTTACGGTTGTAGAACGTTTTTCAGCAATTGCAGTACCTTTAATGATTGTTTTTCTGGTGTATGTACTTTACGTATGTACAAATGAGAATAGTATTGAGAGTCTGTTGGCTATTGAGGGTAATGGAAGCATGTCCGTTATTCAGGCCATTTCTGCGATTGTAGGTATGACCATTTTAACACCGGTTTTGATGCCTGATTTTACTCGCTTTGCCCGTACTGATAAAGATAGTTTAATATCTGTTTTGGCATTAGCATTTGGTTTTCCTTTGATTTTGTTGGCAGGGGCAATTCCTAGTTTGGCAACCGGTGAGATTGATATTATGAAGATAATGATAGGACTAAGTTTAACGGTACCTGCATTTGTTATTTTAATTTTTTCTACATGGACCACAAACACCTCTAATCTATATTCCACTCAACTTACCCTATCTACTGTTTTTAAGAAGCAGAAGTATGCTGTTTTAGGACTTATTGGTAGTTGCGTTGCAACTTTAGTAGCTGTAATTGGTATTGCTACTCATTTTATATCCCTATTAAACGTATTAAGTATTTTAATCCCTCCTATTTCTGCAATTTTTATAGCTGATTTTTTCTTCATTAGAAATCAAGATTATAATCTAAAAGATTTTAATAAATTACCAGCATTTGGTATACCGGCAATTATTAGTTGGTTGGTGGCCTGCGTAGTAGCTTTT
This genomic interval from Zobellia roscoffensis contains the following:
- a CDS encoding M29 family metallopeptidase, which produces MNNTYNSETAKLSQIMIVEMFKVQPGETVAITGDNGSNRDLADALAAETKAAGGKSLILWTPKAEQDGEAGMKDWPSEVLTAALSHVDVWIELNSKVFLYSTIWEKAFENNKKLRYLIIGESSIPSLIRTFVGFEIDILEEFLNKIKVMTMKAKVITITSANGTKLTYETDSDYSFDIDSGDYSKPIFGTAPGYVNVVPKTDSMNGNIVFDMIQHADVYNTDNHLEFIMKDGRIADVKGGSEAEKYKTYLASFDDPNMYKISHNMFGFGPNIRKLCGEIVEDERIWGGVDFGFGHTSPMDMPPLGQPAKSHFDGVVGKVSIFLDAIQIVDDGVVCHPELKPLAEKLLNNS
- a CDS encoding TonB-dependent receptor; protein product: MKKLLFILMLMPIVILAQEKTVSGTVNFNGEPLPGVNIVEKGTTNGVTTDFNGNYEITTTTNAVLEISYIGFKKQEVTIGENATINIVMEEDAQQLDNVVVQGFAGVMGKSRKRTASIQTTPESVTAFNSDGIEKAGINNVANFANLVPNLKLSESQAIGVNSLVIRGIPQIRNSDAPVAFVIDGVTIADPSLLNQELFDLALIEVVKGPQGALYGKNAIGGAINIYSKEPTNTMQNKVTLGYGNGNAITGGLVSSGAVKKDKIFYRLSTQYKNFDGLLTNEFLDKKVDFRKEFTLRGQMMFKLSSQFKASVTAQYIDSKGGATYYSTNPSSADNDFFAVGLDYLNPNPEKGDNVISQDTFGDSEMQNFYTNLNLEYSLENVKLQSITSYNNVKRKTVGDLDFMQEFFLDQGETNDTKSFNQELRLTNRGTDTKFDWSLGGFYQNIERPFFQSDYFLSDEWAVTDYVATFKTLAVFGFFDYKLTDKLTASAGLRFDSDRFDLDDLLNGQTNEKKENVLQPKVSLSYQSTENVLLYANYGRGYRAGGFNPKVTPLFNRDFKGEFSDNYEVGFKTSSWNNRFILNGSVFFSDFTNRQQFAITGDDFTPGNFNYDKSTIVGFEFDTKTRVSKYLDILFNYGFVKSKITEGGFTGGESGTERDLNQFNDKNTSLVPQNNFNLGLASNIPFNEKTTLDLSVNYNGTGKIYWEDSNSADYTSDAYQLLDAQATLSINKIKLSLWARNILDKKYYLEYSESGFGWLGTPATVGTTFTFSF
- a CDS encoding cytosine permease, with protein sequence MSNAAEVGVDDYSKTKVPQDKTVHGIHIASIIVGIGVTLPTFFLGAEVAQSIGLSNAFWVFLGVNIVLSVLCGITAIIGNRTRLSTYMLLHFSFGKKGTLLINFLIGITLLGWYAVTVEIFGEALTDAFKHLLDIDVPLYVSIISGSILMTLTSIYGFTVVERFSAIAVPLMIVFLVYVLYVCTNENSIESLLAIEGNGSMSVIQAISAIVGMTILTPVLMPDFTRFARTDKDSLISVLALAFGFPLILLAGAIPSLATGEIDIMKIMIGLSLTVPAFVILIFSTWTTNTSNLYSTQLTLSTVFKKQKYAVLGLIGSCVATLVAVIGIATHFISLLNVLSILIPPISAIFIADFFFIRNQDYNLKDFNKLPAFGIPAIISWLVACVVAFLGSYDHITLTAISFFDSFLVAFILYLILKKTWK
- a CDS encoding DUF5690 family protein, translating into MYAFRKPFTVATYEHLAFMGVDYKIILIITQVLGYMLSKFIGIKLISELKAKNRLRYLLIMISMAELSLILFGFVPTPYNIIFMFLNGLSLGMIWGIVFSYLEGRKFTEILGVTLCSSFIVSSGAVKSSGLLLMQATGVNEIWMPALTGAVFLIPFLGFALLLDKIPKPTKEDKALRKERKPMSRADRKKVLSNFFIPIVILVFFYICLTAIRDFRDNFSREIWDAVGFEDNASIYTLSELPVAIIVLISIGLFAFVKDNYRAFITYHYLLIFGAILIGGSTFLFQTQVMGPVLWMVLVGLGLYICYVPFNCIFFDRMIATFKIEGNAGYLIYIADAFGYLGSMAILLYKNFGHRSVSWLQFFSYGTYAIAFVGFAATTCSLIYFKKKYKMEQLTLNNELHII